In the genome of Carassius auratus strain Wakin unplaced genomic scaffold, ASM336829v1 scaf_tig00214897, whole genome shotgun sequence, one region contains:
- the LOC113093143 gene encoding cell wall protein DAN4-like: MNLEFKKDSLLPDDNEIIRTITSANTTFNITSAEVIPKADLSTTTKYTATTTKPTEGKITTHQSTTLTTKTTTTKAANTTQTTKATITTPTTNATITTPTTKATTTTPTTNATTTTPTTKATITTPTTNATITTPTTNATITTPTTNATITTPTTKATTTTPTTKATITTPTTNATTTMPTTNATTTMPTTNATITTPTTKATTTTPTTKATTTTPTTKATTTTPTTNATTTTAKTTTTTAVPTRPPPVVTIEFVILVIFTPDLQNTLSEAFKKLADEVQNECDKIYKLKYGVLFIRSIVKAFRAVARTRADQNVQAELDLVFSQTSTEPIPNNTDIVETLKEAATNPTSGFNLTLDATSIIVVKSVKIIPLTILTNGTFVAALSNKNSTEFQNRAMMMKVGLEPFFFADYQTSFSIISVTNFSDANVKIRSVPTIRNSMDLVFGTEAVLPNNTQIVNTVVRAARDNTLPFKIFTSSIIINGIEFSSGEVSSRISVVTASFLVAVSLLVPWFN, from the exons ATGAATTTGGAATTCAAGAAAGACAGTCTTTTGCCAGATGACAATGAGATCATACGTACTATCACCAGTGCCAATACTACATTTAATATCACCAGTGCAGAAG TTATACCAAAAGCTGACCTTTCCACTACTACCAAATATACTGCAACCACAACCAAGCCCACTGAAGGAAAGATAACCACACATCAATCAACAACAttgacaacaaaaacaacaacaacaaaagccgCAAACACCACGCAAACAACAAAAGCCACAATCACCACGCCAACAACTAATGCCACAATCACCACGCCAACAACAAAAGCCACAACCACCACGCCAACAACAAATGCTACAACCACCACGCCAACAACAAAAGCCACAATCACCACGCCAACGACTAATGCCACAATCACCACGCCAACAACAAATGCCACAATCACCACGCCAACAACAAATGCCACAATCACCACGCCAACAACAAAAGCCACAACCACCACGCCAACAACAAAAGCCACAATCACCACGCCAACAACAAATGCGACAACCACCATGCCAACAACAAATGCTACAACCACCATGCCAACAACTAATGCCACAATCACCACGCCAACAACAAAAGCCACAACCACCACGCCAACAACAAAAGCCACAACCACCACGCCAACAACAAAAGCCACAACCACCACGCCAACAACAAATGCTACAACCACAACAGCCAAAACCACCACCACAACAGCAGTTCCAACACGCCCTCCACCAGTTGTAACCATAGAGTTTgtcattttagtaatatttactcCAGACCTTCAAAACACACTAAGTGAGGCATTTAAGAAACTAGCAGACGAAGTTCAAAATGAG TGTGACAAAATATATAAACTGAAGTATGGAGTTCTTTTCATCAGGAGTATTGTGAAAGCTTTCAG AGCTGTTGCCAGAACCCGAGCAGATCAAAATGTACAGGCAGAGCTTGATTTAGTGTTTAGTCAAACATCCACTGAACCGATCCCCAACAACACTGACATTGTGGAGACTCTGAAAGAAGCCGCTACAAATCCAACGTCAGGCTTCAACCTCACCCTTGATGCAACCTCTATTATTGTTGTTA AATCAGTGAAGATAATTCCACTGACAATCCTCACCAATGGAACCTTTGTGGCTgctctttcaaataaaaattctACCGAATTTCAGAACCGGGCTATGATGATGAAAGTAGGG CTTGAACCTTTCTTCTTCGCTGATTATCAAACATCATTCAGCATCATATCCGTAACGAACTTCAG TGATGCCAATGTAAAAATAAGGAGCGTGCCCACGATCCGAAACTCCATGGATCTTGTATTCGGAACGGAAGCTGTTCTACCCAATAACACCCAGATAGTGAACACTGTGGTACGAGCAGCCAGAGACAACACACTACCCTTCAAGATCTTCACTTCTTCAATCATAATAAATGGAATCG AATTTTCATCAGGTGAAGTCAGCAGCAGGATCAGTGTGGTGACCGCTTCATTCCTGGTTGCTGTGTCGCTTCTGGTTCCATGGTTTAACTGA